One segment of Gopherus flavomarginatus isolate rGopFla2 chromosome 8, rGopFla2.mat.asm, whole genome shotgun sequence DNA contains the following:
- the SUCNR1 gene encoding succinate receptor 1, which yields MDVNKTVDCLEMDNTLQKYYLSTMYTIEFIFGIIGNSIVVFGYVFCLKVWKSGNIYLFNLSLSDFVFLCTLPMLVTSYSKGKWTYGNMLCQSNRFMLHVNLYTSILFLTFISIDRYMLMQYPFRDHFLQKRKIAVVSSVAIWILVILELVPIITFTGSRNTASDNQCTDYASSGDPAKNLIYSICLTLLGFVIPLCVMCFFYVKMVIFLKKRSEQLTAAQNLEKPLSLVIIALVIFSLFFTPYHIMRNVRIASRMESWKLSLCTQNIINTIYIITRPIAFLNSVINPVFYFLMGDHFREMLMTKVRQLLKRFTPTVNEVSTKHSDTGTH from the exons ATG GATGTGAATAAGACAGTCGACTGCCTGGAGATGGATAACACCCTGCAAAAGTATTATCTTTCTACCATGTATACCATTGAGTTCATTTTTGGCATAATTGGAAACAGCATTGTTGTCTTTGGATACGTATTCTGCCTGAAAGTTTGGAAAAGTGGCAATATTTACTTGTTTAACTTATCGCTATCAGACTTTGTGTTTCTGTGCACACTTCCAATGTTGGTGACAAGCTACTCCAAAGGAAAGTGGACATACGGGAACATGTTGTGCCAAAGCAACAGGTTCATGCTGCATGTGAACCTATACACAAGCATCCTTTTCCTTACCTTTATCAGCATTGATCGTTATATGCTCATGCAATATCCTTTCAGAGACCATTTTCTACAGAAGAGGAAGATAGCTGTTGTTTCCTCTGTTGCCATATGGATCCTTGTTATACTTGAACTGGTGCCAATAATCACCTTTACAGGATCTAGAAATACTGCTAGTGATAACCAATGTACAGATTATGCAAGTTCTGGAGATCCAGCAAAGAACCTGATCTATAGCATATGCCTGACTCTTCTGGGGTTTGTAATCCCTCTTTGTGTTATGTGCTTCTTTTATGTGAAGATGGTTATCTTTCTTAAGAAACGTAGTGAGCAGCTCACAGCTGCGCAGAACCTTGAGAAACCTCTTTCTTTAGTCATCATAGCACTGGTTATCTTTTCACTATTCTTTACTCCATATCACATAATGCGCAATGTGAGAATTGCCTCCCGAATGgaatcctggaagctatctctGTGCACACAGAACATCATCAACACCATTTATATTATCACAAGGCCTATTGCATTTTTAAATAGCGTAATTAACCCCGTCTTTTATTTCCTAATGGGTGATCACTTCAGGGAGATGCTGATGACTAAAGTAAGACAACTCTTAAAAAGGTTTACACCCACAGTAAATGAGGTGTCGACAAAGCACTCTGACACGGGAACACATTGA